In one Trichosurus vulpecula isolate mTriVul1 chromosome 8, mTriVul1.pri, whole genome shotgun sequence genomic region, the following are encoded:
- the LBX1 gene encoding transcription factor LBX1, which translates to MTSKEEGKASSGEERRRSPLDHLPPPANSNKPLTPFSIEDILNKPSVRRSYSLCGAAHLLSAADKHSPGSLPLAGRALLSQTSPLCALEELASKTFKGLEVSVLQAAEGRDGMTIFGQRQTPKKRRKSRTAFTNHQIYELEKRFLYQKYLSPADRDQIAQQLGLTNAQVITWFQNRRAKLKRDLEEMKADVESAKKLGPSSQVDIVALAELEQNSETGGGRPKSRSNSPVLPAGPPQAPGAGHLQLSPASPLTDQPASSQDCSEDEEDVEIDVDD; encoded by the exons ATGACttccaaagaagaaggaaaagcttCGTCCGGTGAGGAGCGGCGCCGTAGCCCCCTGGACCACCTGCCACCTCCAGCCAACTCCAATAAGCCACTCACTCCTTTCAGCATCGAGGACATTCTCAACAAGCCGTCGGTGCGGAGAAGTTACTCGCTGTGCGGAGCGGCGCACCTGCTCTCCGCAGCCGACAAGCACTCCCCGGGCAGCCTGCCCCTGGCGGGCCGGGCCCTACTCTCGCAGACTTCACCTCTTTGTGCGTTGGAGGAACTAGCCAGCAAGACCTTTAAGGGCCTGGAGGTCAGCGTTCTGCAGGCAGCCGAAG GCCGCGACGGGATGACCATCTTCGGGCAGCGGCAGACGCCTAAGAAGCGGCGGAAGTCGCGCACTGCGTTCACGAACCACCAGATCTACGAACTGGAGAAGCGCTTCCTTTACCAGAAGTACCTGTCCCCGGCCGACCGCGACCAGATCGCTCAGCAGCTGGGCCTCACCAACGCGCAGGTCATCACCTGGTTCCAGAACCGCCGCGCCAAGCTCAAGCGGGACCTGGAGGAGATGAAGGCCGACGTGGAGTCCGCCAAGAAACTGGGCCCCAGTTCGCAGGTGGACATCGTGGCTCTGGCCGAGCTAGAGCAGAACTCGGAGACTGGCGGAGGGCGGCCCAAATCCCGGTCCAACTCACCTGTCCTGCCGGCCGGCCCCCCTCAGGCCCCTGGGGCTGGCCACCTTCAGCTTTCCCCCGCCTCTCCCCTCACGGACCAGCCGGCCAGTAGCCAGGACTGCTCGGAGGACGAAGAAGACGTAGAGATCGACGTGGACGACTGA